A genome region from Chlorobaculum tepidum TLS includes the following:
- a CDS encoding 4Fe-4S binding protein, with translation MSEYFSNIKTSVTTIATGMGITLKHFFNAVKRKGDAGIDDADYFRQVDGLCTLQYPKEAIPTPPHGRYRLYCNINDCIGCKQCERACPVECITIETIKTTSDDLEACGKTSGGQQKRMWVPVFDIDLAKCMTCGICQSVCPTDCLYHTPVADFSEFDVSNMMYHFGNLSKIEAEAKRKKLAEQQAQAAKEKAAAGGAPAPKPAPKAAPQPNPGDAR, from the coding sequence ATGAGTGAGTACTTCAGCAATATAAAGACCAGTGTGACCACCATCGCGACCGGCATGGGCATCACCCTCAAGCACTTCTTCAATGCGGTCAAGCGCAAGGGAGATGCGGGTATCGACGATGCCGACTATTTTCGCCAGGTTGACGGTCTGTGCACCTTGCAGTATCCGAAGGAGGCGATTCCGACGCCGCCGCATGGCCGTTACCGGCTGTATTGCAACATCAACGACTGCATCGGCTGCAAGCAGTGCGAACGCGCCTGTCCGGTGGAGTGCATCACCATCGAAACCATCAAGACGACCAGCGATGATCTGGAAGCTTGCGGCAAAACCTCCGGCGGACAGCAGAAGCGCATGTGGGTGCCGGTTTTCGACATCGATTTGGCCAAGTGCATGACCTGCGGCATCTGCCAGAGTGTTTGCCCGACCGACTGCCTCTATCATACACCCGTCGCCGACTTCTCGGAGTTTGACGTCAGCAATATGATGTACCACTTCGGTAACCTCTCGAAGATCGAGGCCGAAGCCAAAAGGAAAAAGCTTGCCGAACAGCAGGCCCAGGCGGCAAAGGAGAAAGCCGCGGCTGGCGGCGCTCCGGCACCGAAACCGGCTCCAAAGGCCGCTCCGCAGCCGAACCCGGGCGACGCCCGGTAA
- the nuoK gene encoding NADH-quinone oxidoreductase subunit NuoK, with product MLTQQLLSIGVNHFLTISVILFGLGMFAVMTRKNAIVILMGVELILNAANINFLTFSKYNGGMEGVMFSLFVIVLAAAEAAIALAIVINIFKTFKTVDVSSVDTMKE from the coding sequence ATGCTAACGCAACAGTTACTGTCGATCGGCGTCAACCATTTTCTGACCATTTCAGTCATTCTTTTCGGTCTGGGCATGTTTGCCGTCATGACCCGCAAAAACGCCATCGTTATCCTGATGGGCGTCGAGCTGATCTTGAACGCGGCTAACATCAACTTTCTGACCTTTTCGAAATACAATGGCGGCATGGAAGGGGTGATGTTCAGCCTTTTCGTCATTGTGCTGGCTGCCGCCGAAGCCGCTATCGCACTTGCGATCGTGATCAATATTTTCAAGACCTTCAAGACGGTCGATGTATCCAGCGTGGACACCATGAAGGAGTGA
- a CDS encoding NADH-quinone oxidoreductase subunit J family protein, whose amino-acid sequence MNQLTIAIIFYIFAAVTVLSAAFVVFSKNVIYSAFSLLFTFFGVAALYVFLSADFIAVTQVVVYVGGILVLLLFGVMFTNTIMSTELKADVLNVVPGILLTLLLIVGMLFTFYTTGSWMPGEMQLNGSVVQSIGLETMSRYMLPFEMFSIVLLVALLGAAYLARYDKANKKEH is encoded by the coding sequence ATGAATCAACTGACCATCGCCATCATCTTCTACATCTTCGCGGCCGTTACGGTACTGTCGGCGGCGTTTGTGGTCTTTTCGAAAAATGTCATCTACTCGGCATTCTCGCTGCTCTTTACCTTTTTCGGTGTCGCGGCTCTCTATGTTTTTCTGAGCGCGGACTTCATCGCTGTGACCCAGGTGGTCGTCTATGTCGGCGGCATTCTGGTGCTCCTGCTTTTCGGTGTTATGTTCACCAACACCATCATGTCAACCGAGCTGAAGGCTGACGTGCTGAACGTCGTGCCAGGCATTCTTCTGACGCTGCTCCTGATTGTTGGTATGCTTTTCACCTTCTACACAACCGGAAGCTGGATGCCGGGTGAGATGCAGCTCAATGGCAGCGTGGTGCAGAGCATCGGTCTTGAAACCATGTCGCGCTACATGCTGCCGTTTGAAATGTTCTCCATCGTACTGCTGGTCGCCCTGCTTGGCGCTGCTTACCTGGCCCGCTACGACAAGGCAAACAAAAAAGAACATTAA